A region of Leptospiraceae bacterium DNA encodes the following proteins:
- the trxA gene encoding thioredoxin has protein sequence MALEHLNLDTFKEKVFDYEQSKDWDYKGDKPCIIDFYADWCGPCKMVAPILEELAGEYADKVIIYKINTEDQQELAGMFGIQSIPSILFVPVGEKPQMAVGALPKASFKKAIKDIFNVD, from the coding sequence ATGGCTCTTGAGCATTTAAATTTAGATACATTTAAAGAAAAAGTTTTTGATTATGAACAATCTAAGGACTGGGATTATAAAGGTGATAAACCCTGTATAATTGATTTTTATGCAGATTGGTGTGGTCCCTGTAAAATGGTTGCTCCTATTTTAGAAGAGTTAGCTGGTGAATACGCCGATAAAGTAATCATTTATAAAATAAATACAGAAGATCAACAAGAACTAGCCGGTATGTTTGGTATACAGAGTATACCTTCTATACTATTTGTTCCTGTTGGAGAAAAACCCCAAATGGCAGTTGGAGCCCTTCCAAAAGCCTCTTTTAAAAAAGCAATTAAAGATATTTTTAATGTAGATTAA